The Calothrix sp. PCC 7507 DNA segment TTGACTAGATAAAACAATATCGCCACCATGTAATTTGACACAGGCTTGAGTGATCGCCAGCCCTAAACCTGTACCGGGTATTGTGTCAACATTACTCCCACGACTGAAGGATTGAAATAAGTGTTCTTGATCAACTATTGGTATACCAATTCCCTCATCTTGGATGTGAAAGATCACTTGTGATTCTTGTCCAATCAAATGAAATTCGATATTACCGCCATCAGGAGAGTATTTAATAGCGTTAGACATTAAGTTGACAAAGATTTGCTGCAAAAGTTGGCGATCGCCCCAGAAGCTTTGACAATTCCCAGTGATTTTAAAAATCAATTCGTGGTTTTCGCCCACTGTCTTGCGTTCTTGTTCCATCAAGTCAGAGAAAAATTGCAGTAAATCGAGCGGTATGGGCTTAAACTTGGTTTTGTCTAACTCCAATTGGTTAACCAACAGCATATCATCGACGAGTTTGGACATATACCGAGCTTTTTGCTCAATGATTCGCAGAAACCTTTGCTGTCTGGATTTATCCAATTGTTCACCGTGTTGTAGCAGAGTAGATGCTGCTGCAAAAATGGAAGTTAACGGTGTACGATATTCATGGGAAACTGTGGTGATGATTTGGGATTTCAAAGCGTTCAGTTGCTTTTCTTTTCCCAGGGCGGCTTGGGTTTGGGTAAGTAGTTCTGCTTGTTGGATAGCGATCGCTAATTGCACTGACACTTCATCCAGCATATCCACATCATCAGTTTGCCATTGTCGCTCCCCAGAACAATGATAAGCAATCAGCAGTCCCCAAATTTGTGCTTCTCTTTGGTCATTGTGACTTAAATTAATCGGCACCACCAAATTAGACTTAGAATCAAATTGGTGTAACTCTTGCTCATAGCATTTAATTTCGTTAGACAACTCGGGTATTTTCCAATCAGTCTCATAGAAATGAGAAAATGCCTGTCTACATCCCCACAGATTGTTTTGGCAAAGATTACCACCAGAAACAGATAGACTTGGTTGGTGAAGTATGGCAGCATTTTGGTTGATGATTTTCTGTGAAGCTGCGTTACTTACTCTTTGCTCATAACTGATATGTTGCTGATGATGATTAAACGCGACATTCCGGGAAGAGTCAACATAAGCTGCGACTATCTTACCATCGATATCTTTGGCGAACTGATACACCATGACGCGATCGCACTTTAACAACTGCTGGATTTCCGCCACAGCCGTATTCAAAATTTGCTCTAAATCCAGAGACTGGCGAATTCGTAAAGCCGTCGTCGCAATCAAACGCTGTCTTTCTCTAGTTTTGCTCAGTTGGGCTTGTAAACACGATTGCTTAATGGCATTGCGGACTGCTAATTGCAATACATCTGGTTTTAGATACTGTTTAACTAAATAATCCTGCACACCCTGTTTCATCGCTTGTACAGCGACTTCTTCATCACCATGCCCCGTAAGCATAATTACAGCCACTGGAGTATCAAATATCTCTTGCTGCAATTTAGCAAAGAGTTCTAACCCACTCATATCAGGCAAGCAAAAATCTAGCAGAATCAGATCACAGTGCTTTTCTTGGCAAAGAACCAGTGCGTCCTCTGCACAGTCTGCTTCCAAAATTTGGTAAGACTGGTGCGGATCGCTCAAAAGATATCGCCGATAGATTTTTCGATCCGCCGCACAATCATCAATGATCAGTAGTGTCCATGTGTCCGTCATAGGAGTATGAGGATCGGGGAGCAATGTAGATCCCTTGAATCCAAATGGTGATTTATTTACATAATTCTAAAAATAATCTAAAATAAATGTGAATAAAATATAAACTCTAAACAAAATCTAAATTTCTTTACCTACTCCAAATTAGTGACTGATGTGTGCTTTAAATCACGTCAGCACAAATTAACGATCAAACTACAGGAAGATGAGAGAGATCAGCGCGACAGAGAAAATTTCCCCAATTTTGCCTACAGAGCTAATCAGGGGTTGGCAAAGTATTGACCTGCAGCCAATAATCTACAAATGCCTGAATAATCTTTTGCAATTCTTGAGCATCCATCGGCTTTACCAGATAGCCGTTTGCGCCCTTTTGATAGCATAATTCCACATCTTTGGGGTTAGAAGACGTGGTAAAAACCACAACGGGAATTTTTTTTAACCTTTTATCTTGCTTGAGCCGTCCGAGAATTTCCCGCCCATCAATACCAGGTAAATTCAGGTCGAGCAAGATCACGGAAGGTAGTGGTGCAATCTCAGGGCTGTTGTAATTACCCTCCTGATAGAGAAAATCTAAAACCTCATCCCCGCTAGTACAGCGATATATGGGGTTTTTGACAGCCATCCGTCGCATCAAACGTTGCAGCATCCTAAAATCTTCATTACTGTCCTCTACAACGAGCAGCGGTTCATTAAGCCTTGTTGTCATTAGTGGTCTTAACAAAACGTAATATCATCAACATTTTTGTAAAGTATTTTAAACTATTCCAGCGTAAAATAAAATATCGAGCCAAGTCCTACGGTAGATTCCACCCAAATCCGACCGTTATGCAGCTCCACAATCTTCTTCGCAATGGCTAATCCTGCACCTGTCCCTCCACCATACTTTTCTTGGGAATGGAGCCGTTTAAAGAGTCGGAAGATTGTTTCTAGGTGATGTTCTTGAATCCCGATACCATTATCCCGGACATAGAAAATAGGGGGAGTAGGGGGGGATGAGGATGTATCTAAACCACATCTATTTTGAGAACCATAGTTTTCCAAAGTAGTGGGAGCATCTTGCTCCCGAATGGTAGTAGCGGGCAGGATGCCCGCACTACTCCAGGTTTCAAAATCGACGAGGTTTAAGTAGCCAATTTCGATGTCAGGCTGTGCTTGATCGTTATATTTAAACGCATTACTGAGCAGGTTACTGAAGACCTCATTGATAAGCACAGGGTTACACTGAACTGTGGGTAAAGGTCGGGGAATGCGAATATTAATCTGCAAGTTTTGCCGACTAGCGCGAAACATATCAATCACTTCGTCAACCAATTCATTGAGATTGGTAGCTTGGAAGCGGAATTCTCCTTGTCCTAACTGAGAAAGTCGTAACACAGCATTAATCAGAGTTTCCATCCGCTGAGATAAAGACAGCACTGTTTGCAAACATTCAATTCCCTCATCATCTAACACGTGAGCGTAGTCTTCTAGCAGCACAGTCGAGAAGTTATAAATACCCCGCAGAGGTTCCTTAAGATCGTGGGAAGCGGCGTAAGCAAAGGCGGCTAGTT contains these protein-coding regions:
- a CDS encoding response regulator, yielding MTTRLNEPLLVVEDSNEDFRMLQRLMRRMAVKNPIYRCTSGDEVLDFLYQEGNYNSPEIAPLPSVILLDLNLPGIDGREILGRLKQDKRLKKIPVVVFTTSSNPKDVELCYQKGANGYLVKPMDAQELQKIIQAFVDYWLQVNTLPTPD
- a CDS encoding ATP-binding protein gives rise to the protein MTDTWTLLIIDDCAADRKIYRRYLLSDPHQSYQILEADCAEDALVLCQEKHCDLILLDFCLPDMSGLELFAKLQQEIFDTPVAVIMLTGHGDEEVAVQAMKQGVQDYLVKQYLKPDVLQLAVRNAIKQSCLQAQLSKTRERQRLIATTALRIRQSLDLEQILNTAVAEIQQLLKCDRVMVYQFAKDIDGKIVAAYVDSSRNVAFNHHQQHISYEQRVSNAASQKIINQNAAILHQPSLSVSGGNLCQNNLWGCRQAFSHFYETDWKIPELSNEIKCYEQELHQFDSKSNLVVPINLSHNDQREAQIWGLLIAYHCSGERQWQTDDVDMLDEVSVQLAIAIQQAELLTQTQAALGKEKQLNALKSQIITTVSHEYRTPLTSIFAAASTLLQHGEQLDKSRQQRFLRIIEQKARYMSKLVDDMLLVNQLELDKTKFKPIPLDLLQFFSDLMEQERKTVGENHELIFKITGNCQSFWGDRQLLQQIFVNLMSNAIKYSPDGGNIEFHLIGQESQVIFHIQDEGIGIPIVDQEHLFQSFSRGSNVDTIPGTGLGLAITQACVKLHGGDIVLSSQVGQGTKVIVSLPKGSTRFG